A section of the Nitrososphaerota archaeon genome encodes:
- a CDS encoding thymidylate synthase, whose product MKIYALISGRFGEKVIGNLVNLSSFCRVCGATCNYCRSEQPSFGPSISGIYTAPHDIPSFLDDPESYLPKNPPQVDILLPIGVHLDMLASIPKLVKMTGARGVVVPVEDVGWCPQKIRQSLEKELNEMGVESAFPKPFCALEETGSPVIDRFVREFKIGRPQLAAKIRDGVIQEVKVLRSAPCGSTWFTAHEINKLKVDNLDKVVWKSHRGYPCTASMHIDPETGEPFLNLSGQIILDAVHNALSMEHETAPLIRRRD is encoded by the coding sequence ATGAAAATTTACGCACTCATCTCCGGGAGATTTGGGGAGAAGGTGATCGGTAACCTTGTGAACCTTTCAAGCTTCTGCAGGGTCTGTGGAGCAACCTGCAATTACTGCCGCTCCGAGCAGCCCTCGTTTGGCCCTAGCATTTCAGGCATCTACACCGCGCCGCACGATATTCCATCATTCCTAGACGATCCAGAGAGTTATCTGCCAAAGAACCCACCTCAAGTAGACATCCTACTTCCCATTGGAGTGCATCTAGACATGCTTGCCTCTATACCTAAACTGGTTAAGATGACAGGCGCCAGAGGAGTAGTCGTGCCGGTTGAGGATGTCGGCTGGTGCCCGCAGAAGATTCGTCAAAGCTTAGAGAAGGAGCTAAATGAAATGGGAGTTGAAAGTGCCTTCCCGAAACCCTTCTGCGCCCTAGAGGAGACTGGTTCGCCTGTTATTGACAGATTCGTCAGAGAGTTCAAAATCGGTCGACCTCAGCTTGCAGCCAAAATCCGTGACGGAGTTATCCAAGAGGTCAAGGTTCTTCGAAGCGCTCCCTGCGGCAGCACTTGGTTCACAGCCCACGAAATCAACAAGCTAAAGGTAGATAACTTGGATAAGGTGGTCTGGAAATCTCACCGCGGATACCCTTGCACAGCCAGCATGCATATAGATCCGGAAACAGGAGAACCGTTCCTGAACCTATCCGGCCAAATCATTCTGGACGCTGTACACAACGCCCTCTCAATGGAGCATGAAACAGCTCCCCTTATCAGAAGACGAGACTAA
- a CDS encoding SagB/ThcOx family dehydrogenase yields MRRSKPARILLLIMLVIIIVATSVILALTYRATPPQIQAVEPVKGEVALPKPVTVGTVSVEEALERRASIRNYTDQPITIQQVSQLLWAAQGVTRPSWGGRTAPSAGGTYPLEVYMVVAKNGVEGLAAGVYRYIPQRHTINLTAVGDRVSNLSAAALNQRWVAEARINIVIAAVYERTTSRYGERGVQYVHMEAGHAAQNLYLEATALNLGMVSIGAFNDEQVQKVCELPKEQKPLYVIPIGHPRS; encoded by the coding sequence TTGAGAAGAAGCAAACCGGCCCGAATCCTGCTTCTAATAATGCTCGTCATCATCATAGTCGCTACTAGCGTAATTCTAGCACTCACTTACCGGGCTACACCGCCCCAAATCCAAGCAGTTGAACCTGTCAAAGGCGAAGTCGCGCTACCTAAGCCGGTTACGGTGGGCACGGTTTCTGTTGAAGAAGCTCTTGAGCGGCGCGCCTCTATACGAAACTATACCGATCAGCCCATTACAATTCAGCAGGTGTCACAGCTCCTCTGGGCAGCCCAAGGCGTAACGCGGCCATCGTGGGGAGGTCGCACAGCACCGTCAGCAGGCGGAACCTACCCCTTAGAGGTATACATGGTAGTGGCGAAGAACGGTGTAGAAGGGCTAGCTGCAGGCGTGTACCGGTATATTCCTCAGAGGCACACAATTAATTTAACAGCGGTGGGTGACCGAGTTTCCAATCTCTCCGCTGCTGCACTTAACCAGCGGTGGGTGGCCGAGGCAAGAATCAATATCGTGATAGCGGCTGTCTACGAGCGGACTACGAGCAGATACGGTGAGCGAGGCGTCCAATACGTGCACATGGAGGCGGGGCACGCTGCCCAAAACCTCTACCTTGAAGCCACTGCACTCAACCTCGGAATGGTATCTATAGGGGCGTTCAACGATGAGCAGGTTCAAAAGGTGTGTGAACTGCCAAAGGAGCAGAAGCCGCTCTACGTCATTCCAATAGGCCACCCGCGCAGCTAA
- a CDS encoding 2-isopropylmalate synthase — MKPTDLEVENIPEPDLMKDLFPYDEIPRLVFDQKDVPPNLPKDIFVTDTTFRDGQQGYAPFTADQIVKLYDFMHRLGGPQGIIRFSEFFLYSQTDREAVKRCLERGYDYPKVTGWIRASHGDFAILKEMNLEETGILTSISDYHIFYKFQQPRSEVLDKYLSIVDECLRNGIACRCHLEDATRADIDRVVVPFVQKVMRLSEKYGLPVKIRLCDTLGLGVPYAFATLPRSIPKMIWSMTHKAGVPSEWLEFHGHNDFNMTVANSTAAWLYGASSVNGTLLGIGERTGNTPLEAALLQLIELKHSDLGIDTRAITEIARYYEEELDYKIPTYYPIVGENFNVTRAGIHADGLLKNEEVYLPFDTRKILGVPPSVAITKTSGLAGIVFWINNHLHLDNGKKVQKTDPRIKTIYDWVMDQYDNKGRIIPISDGEMMDMVAKHLPDLYKQHIKKHTS; from the coding sequence ATGAAGCCTACAGACCTAGAGGTTGAAAACATACCTGAACCGGATCTTATGAAGGATCTGTTCCCTTACGACGAAATCCCTAGGCTTGTCTTCGACCAAAAGGATGTTCCACCTAATCTGCCGAAAGACATCTTTGTGACTGACACAACCTTCCGCGATGGGCAGCAGGGTTACGCGCCCTTCACAGCGGATCAGATCGTTAAGCTGTATGATTTCATGCATCGGCTTGGAGGGCCGCAGGGCATCATCAGGTTCTCAGAGTTCTTCCTTTATTCACAGACTGACCGTGAGGCGGTGAAGCGGTGTCTTGAGCGGGGCTACGATTACCCGAAAGTAACCGGCTGGATACGGGCCAGTCACGGTGACTTCGCGATCCTGAAGGAGATGAATCTTGAGGAAACCGGGATATTAACCTCAATCTCAGACTACCATATCTTTTACAAGTTCCAGCAGCCTCGTAGCGAAGTTCTAGACAAGTACCTCTCAATCGTAGATGAGTGTCTCAGGAACGGCATCGCCTGTCGCTGCCATCTTGAAGACGCCACCAGAGCAGATATTGACCGCGTGGTTGTGCCGTTTGTTCAGAAGGTGATGCGGCTCTCTGAGAAGTACGGGTTGCCCGTCAAAATCCGGCTGTGCGATACACTTGGCCTCGGGGTTCCTTATGCTTTCGCTACTCTGCCTAGGAGCATTCCGAAGATGATTTGGAGCATGACTCACAAGGCGGGTGTTCCCAGCGAGTGGCTGGAGTTCCACGGCCACAATGACTTCAACATGACGGTCGCCAACTCTACGGCCGCCTGGCTTTACGGCGCATCTTCAGTTAATGGTACGCTGCTCGGTATAGGTGAGCGGACAGGCAATACTCCTCTTGAGGCTGCTTTGCTTCAGTTGATAGAGCTGAAGCACTCTGACCTAGGTATAGATACGCGTGCAATAACTGAGATTGCGCGTTACTATGAGGAGGAGCTGGACTACAAGATCCCAACTTATTATCCTATCGTGGGTGAAAACTTCAATGTCACACGCGCCGGCATCCACGCTGATGGTTTACTGAAGAACGAGGAGGTTTACCTACCCTTCGACACAAGAAAGATACTCGGCGTGCCTCCGAGCGTAGCGATAACCAAGACCTCGGGCCTCGCCGGCATAGTGTTCTGGATCAACAACCATCTCCATCTCGACAACGGCAAGAAGGTACAGAAGACTGATCCTAGGATCAAGACGATTTACGACTGGGTAATGGATCAATACGACAACAAAGGGCGAATAATACCGATCTCAGACGGCGAGATGATGGACATGGTGGCCAAGCATCTGCCTGACCTCTACAAGCAGCACATCAAAAAGCATACTTCATAG
- a CDS encoding metallophosphoesterase — protein MSTYVYRTNKLTDKKEREKKKDMGRLEVLYPNPALKLSEAGKNYLLISDIHIGFEERFNKEGFKITPSTDKMLHILTDLIHHEKPDRLIILGDVKSGFDRVNRNEWNNVPRFLEKISQLVEVSIIPGNHDGGITPLLPCEARLEPAELLIGDTGLLHGHTNPTVALSGVKRLIMGHLHPSYSRYGSPLSGNRVWVTMRAPRNLIFDVDGGEEGSKDLEIWVVPAFNPELGAAGLTVMRERVISPILRKIDAHVSEALVIMLDGSVIGDADSMKYAF, from the coding sequence ATGTCAACATATGTGTATCGGACGAACAAGTTAACTGACAAGAAAGAAAGAGAAAAGAAGAAAGACATGGGGCGACTAGAGGTTCTGTATCCTAATCCCGCTTTGAAGCTCAGCGAGGCGGGCAAAAACTATCTGCTGATATCCGATATTCACATCGGCTTCGAGGAGAGGTTTAACAAGGAAGGCTTCAAGATCACGCCTTCAACAGACAAAATGCTGCATATCCTCACCGACCTGATACACCATGAAAAGCCTGATCGACTCATCATCTTGGGAGATGTGAAGAGCGGCTTCGACAGAGTGAACCGGAACGAGTGGAACAACGTTCCTCGCTTCCTAGAGAAGATTTCCCAGTTGGTAGAAGTCTCGATAATCCCCGGGAACCATGACGGCGGCATCACACCTCTCCTGCCCTGCGAAGCCCGGCTTGAACCTGCAGAACTCCTCATAGGTGACACCGGTCTTCTGCACGGCCACACAAACCCCACCGTCGCCCTGTCAGGAGTTAAACGGCTAATCATGGGGCATCTCCACCCGTCTTACAGCCGCTACGGAAGCCCATTGAGCGGAAACCGCGTGTGGGTTACAATGCGCGCCCCACGAAACTTAATTTTTGATGTAGACGGCGGAGAAGAAGGAAGTAAAGATTTGGAGATTTGGGTAGTGCCCGCGTTTAACCCGGAGCTGGGCGCCGCTGGTCTAACTGTGATGAGGGAGCGGGTAATTTCGCCTATACTCCGTAAGATAGATGCTCATGTGAGTGAGGCGTTGGTGATTATGCTTGACGGATCTGTGATTGGTGACGCTGACTCTATGAAGTATGCTTTTTGA
- a CDS encoding SWIM zinc finger family protein codes for MTINQDPAQEQEQVPVEAEAKPQNRQERAEKLVASGGVKLHRFLPSRREIWTAIGLEGDQIVVPSQPYCSCQDFHFGLLTGRSGECYHLLAVRMAQASGSYETITFQDEEYESFIRALLSELPHEG; via the coding sequence TTGACGATAAATCAGGACCCGGCTCAGGAGCAAGAGCAGGTACCAGTGGAGGCTGAGGCTAAACCTCAGAATCGTCAGGAGCGAGCTGAGAAGCTTGTTGCATCTGGAGGCGTGAAACTACATCGCTTCCTGCCAAGCAGGCGGGAGATTTGGACCGCAATCGGTTTAGAGGGCGACCAGATAGTTGTGCCTTCTCAACCGTACTGCTCCTGTCAAGACTTCCACTTCGGGCTCTTAACCGGTCGAAGCGGCGAATGCTACCACCTACTAGCCGTCAGGATGGCGCAAGCTTCAGGATCCTATGAAACAATCACTTTTCAGGACGAGGAGTACGAATCCTTCATCAGAGCACTCCTCTCAGAACTACCGCACGAAGGGTAA
- a CDS encoding ATP-binding protein: MKSSQHEFRTVIVLSLVLSAVIPAVGGAYSIYFLADWKWVNASILATVEALESFAALSIASLLLIMWRNNKIPSYYIWVSSGLLSIGVFYLLHALFLPGKLFAWLGRMATLIGGFLFTMVWLPDRYSARTRSTYKLPIAVSILSIALGVFSIAFPSLLPTMVTNGDLGNPADIIHLLGGVMFLTAAAFFITRYRAGRRNNDILFFNFCMLNAWADLIFPFSGGSWYACWWFIRLLRLAAYLTIVSFVFTSFQSQEKALIQVNENLQAEVSERRHTEELLKESEEKYRILIDNSQDGVFIIQDFKMRFVNEAFAGMTGYTVEESIGRDFREFVAPEDVDMAADRYRRRQAGEEGLPKEYEAHLLHRDGKTRILVNMNAGLVQYHGRVATIGTVKNITEKKKLEAQLLRAQRMESVGKLAEGVAHDMNNVLSPITLSLEMLKEKFTDSKSHELLDILENSAKRGADLIKQVRSFALGVESEHKTVRVAPLIAEIGQIAKETFPRNIEIETSITDNLWATSGDASQLHQVLMNLCVNARDAMPNGGILEISAKNIFIDEDFAHANIEAKVGPYITISVSDTGTGIPPEVMDRIFEPFFTTKQLGKGTGLGLSTALGIVKSHGGFINVYSEVGKGSTFKVYLPAVQISETQEKEEHCELTSGHGELVLVVEDEEVICKITKSVLETHRYKVLIAHNGAEAIPLYEQNRNEINLVIMDMMLPVMDGLTCIKALREINPSVKVIAVSGLDRSEKLAEEATTTPTQAFLPKPYTSDTLLKIVHEVIQTTT; encoded by the coding sequence ATGAAAAGTTCCCAACATGAATTCAGAACTGTGATAGTTTTATCTCTAGTTCTAAGTGCTGTTATCCCTGCTGTTGGTGGTGCGTATTCCATCTATTTTCTGGCGGACTGGAAATGGGTAAACGCATCTATTCTTGCAACTGTTGAAGCCCTAGAGAGTTTCGCAGCCCTATCTATTGCCTCGCTTTTGCTGATAATGTGGAGGAACAACAAGATCCCCAGCTACTACATCTGGGTTTCAAGTGGATTGCTAAGTATTGGCGTATTTTATCTGCTACACGCTCTTTTCCTTCCGGGTAAATTATTCGCTTGGCTGGGCAGAATGGCTACCTTGATCGGTGGCTTTCTGTTTACGATGGTCTGGCTACCCGACCGCTACTCCGCTAGAACACGTTCAACCTATAAGCTGCCCATAGCTGTGTCCATTCTCTCTATTGCTCTTGGTGTATTCTCAATCGCCTTTCCCAGCTTGTTACCCACAATGGTGACTAATGGTGACCTAGGTAATCCGGCGGATATCATACATCTTCTTGGAGGAGTTATGTTTCTAACAGCAGCAGCATTTTTCATTACACGCTACCGGGCAGGTAGGCGAAACAACGACATTCTATTCTTCAACTTTTGTATGCTTAATGCTTGGGCAGATCTGATTTTTCCCTTCTCAGGGGGGTCGTGGTACGCTTGCTGGTGGTTCATTCGTCTGCTACGGCTAGCGGCATACCTCACAATAGTCTCATTTGTTTTCACTTCGTTTCAATCACAGGAGAAGGCGTTGATACAGGTCAACGAAAATCTGCAAGCAGAGGTCTCCGAACGAAGACATACAGAAGAGTTGCTAAAAGAGTCTGAGGAAAAATACCGAATACTGATTGACAATAGCCAAGACGGCGTCTTCATTATTCAGGATTTTAAGATGCGATTCGTGAATGAGGCGTTCGCAGGAATGACCGGTTATACAGTGGAGGAAAGTATTGGGAGAGACTTCCGAGAGTTTGTTGCACCGGAAGACGTGGATATGGCCGCGGACAGATATCGTCGTAGGCAAGCAGGAGAAGAAGGTCTTCCAAAAGAATATGAGGCCCATTTATTACATAGAGACGGAAAAACCAGAATACTCGTCAACATGAATGCTGGACTCGTCCAGTATCACGGTAGAGTAGCAACTATCGGAACAGTGAAGAACATTACTGAGAAGAAGAAACTCGAAGCCCAGCTGCTCCGAGCCCAGCGAATGGAGAGCGTAGGTAAACTCGCCGAAGGAGTAGCTCACGACATGAATAACGTGCTGTCTCCAATAACGCTGTCACTAGAGATGTTGAAGGAAAAGTTCACAGACAGCAAAAGTCATGAGTTACTAGACATTCTTGAAAACAGCGCAAAACGTGGAGCCGATTTAATTAAGCAGGTTAGATCGTTTGCGCTTGGCGTAGAAAGCGAACATAAGACTGTGCGAGTAGCGCCTCTTATCGCTGAAATAGGCCAGATAGCTAAAGAGACATTCCCAAGAAATATTGAAATCGAAACCAGTATAACTGACAACCTCTGGGCAACCTCTGGGGATGCTTCCCAGCTACACCAGGTGCTGATGAACCTCTGCGTAAACGCCCGAGACGCTATGCCCAACGGAGGCATTCTGGAAATATCAGCCAAAAACATCTTCATCGATGAAGATTTTGCTCACGCTAATATCGAGGCCAAAGTCGGCCCATACATCACTATCTCAGTCTCAGATACAGGCACAGGTATTCCTCCTGAGGTAATGGACAGGATTTTCGAACCATTCTTCACCACTAAGCAGCTGGGAAAAGGCACCGGTCTCGGTCTCTCAACAGCCCTTGGAATAGTGAAGAGTCACGGCGGCTTCATCAACGTGTATAGCGAAGTAGGAAAAGGATCAACGTTCAAAGTCTATCTGCCTGCTGTTCAGATATCCGAAACGCAAGAAAAGGAGGAGCACTGCGAACTAACCTCAGGACATGGAGAACTGGTCCTAGTTGTCGAAGACGAAGAAGTGATATGCAAAATTACAAAATCTGTGCTGGAGACCCATAGGTATAAGGTGCTTATAGCCCACAACGGTGCTGAAGCAATACCATTATACGAGCAGAACAGAAACGAAATCAATCTCGTCATCATGGATATGATGCTACCTGTAATGGACGGGCTAACATGCATAAAGGCGCTGCGCGAGATCAATCCTTCGGTTAAAGTAATCGCGGTCAGCGGACTAGATCGAAGCGAAAAATTAGCTGAAGAAGCTACCACTACGCCTACGCAGGCTTTTCTACCAAAGCCGTACACATCAGATACCCTGCTGAAAATAGTACACGAAGTTATCCAAACAACGACGTAA
- a CDS encoding cupin domain-containing protein, with protein sequence MASSVSMGRLEKKSFSRPDEVRTPPNQKMETVSIGGKQVSKMTFEPGWKWSKDTKPVAKTQSCQLHHFGYIEAGKLHTVLDDGTEIDLEPGDVVDVPPGHDGWVVGNKPVVFYDFGSLLKEKSSR encoded by the coding sequence ATGGCCTCTAGTGTATCGATGGGTCGCTTGGAGAAGAAGAGTTTCAGCAGGCCTGATGAGGTCCGAACACCACCTAATCAGAAAATGGAGACTGTGAGCATCGGAGGGAAGCAGGTGTCGAAGATGACTTTCGAGCCTGGGTGGAAATGGTCGAAGGACACCAAACCCGTAGCTAAAACCCAGTCTTGTCAACTCCACCATTTCGGATATATTGAAGCAGGCAAGCTGCACACTGTATTGGACGACGGTACAGAAATAGATCTTGAACCCGGTGATGTTGTGGATGTCCCTCCTGGGCACGACGGCTGGGTTGTCGGGAACAAACCAGTAGTCTTCTATGACTTCGGTTCATTACTGAAAGAGAAAAGCAGCCGGTAA
- a CDS encoding nitroreductase family deazaflavin-dependent oxidoreductase: protein MSDAISGLVQRLSETKSSRIIQLVTTGRRSGLPRTVTVGFICHHGRLYVRTSHRTNWYKNIRANPEIKIIHDGAEFPVRAQQVKDEEMVKALQRIYWEKYNMFDAYARLVKLRGDRHFFEIIGSTEVSCG, encoded by the coding sequence TTGAGTGATGCAATATCTGGACTTGTTCAGAGGCTCAGCGAAACCAAGTCCAGTAGAATCATTCAGCTTGTAACTACTGGAAGGCGTTCAGGCTTGCCTCGAACAGTAACAGTAGGCTTCATCTGCCACCACGGAAGACTTTACGTACGCACATCTCATAGAACAAACTGGTATAAGAACATCCGAGCAAACCCGGAGATAAAGATAATTCATGATGGAGCAGAGTTCCCAGTTAGAGCTCAACAAGTCAAAGATGAAGAGATGGTTAAAGCGCTTCAGCGCATTTACTGGGAGAAATACAACATGTTCGACGCATATGCGAGACTAGTCAAGCTTCGAGGAGACCGACACTTCTTCGAAATAATAGGTTCAACAGAAGTCTCATGTGGGTGA
- a CDS encoding TRAM domain-containing protein: protein MSYGHGRGRGGFGGGFRPSKPAPVEVGKEYDVQITEISKRGDGIAKIEGFIIFVAGTEAGQNVKIRITDVAPRFAKAEVV, encoded by the coding sequence ATGAGTTACGGACATGGACGGGGCCGTGGTGGCTTCGGTGGCGGTTTCAGACCTTCAAAGCCTGCGCCAGTCGAAGTCGGCAAAGAGTACGACGTTCAAATCACTGAAATCAGTAAGCGAGGCGACGGCATCGCGAAGATCGAAGGTTTCATTATCTTCGTCGCGGGAACCGAAGCTGGTCAAAACGTAAAGATCCGAATTACCGACGTCGCACCAAGATTCGCGAAAGCGGAAGTCGTCTAG
- a CDS encoding nitroreductase family protein: protein MELNAVLRRRRMIRAFKPKPVEKEKIWRIIENANRSPSAGHLEPQEFIVVTHPTVKRRLAEAALNQMFIAEAPVVIVVCADTRRNVWRYRERGRSFYCTIDGAFASMLILLTAVDEGLGAAFIGAFDDKKVAETLYLPEEVRPIGIIPIGYSDEPPERVGRRPLEEKVHFDQWGNHASTVTELREKP from the coding sequence ATGGAGCTTAATGCTGTGTTGCGGCGGAGAAGGATGATCCGTGCCTTCAAACCTAAGCCGGTTGAGAAGGAAAAGATTTGGCGCATCATAGAGAATGCGAATAGGTCGCCCAGCGCCGGCCACCTTGAGCCTCAGGAGTTCATCGTAGTCACACATCCAACTGTTAAGCGAAGACTAGCTGAAGCTGCGCTTAACCAGATGTTCATCGCAGAAGCTCCTGTGGTCATCGTGGTCTGCGCTGATACGAGGAGAAACGTTTGGCGTTACAGGGAGAGAGGTCGAAGCTTCTACTGCACGATAGACGGAGCCTTCGCATCTATGCTAATCCTACTGACCGCGGTGGATGAGGGGCTGGGTGCAGCCTTCATAGGCGCCTTCGACGATAAGAAGGTGGCTGAGACCCTATATCTACCTGAAGAGGTGAGACCAATCGGCATAATCCCCATCGGTTACTCCGATGAACCGCCGGAGAGAGTCGGCAGAAGACCCTTAGAGGAGAAGGTTCACTTCGACCAGTGGGGAAACCACGCGTCTACTGTTACAGAATTGAGAGAGAAACCGTGA
- the purD gene encoding phosphoribosylamine--glycine ligase, with protein MPFSDGLSVGMEKRSVLVIGSGGREHALGWKLRQSPSVEKVFHAPGNAGTEGNNIPFKATNIDELISFAEKEADCFTVVGPEDPLAIGIVDRFQTKGLRIFGPCQNAARLENSKVFSKQFMARHNIPTAEFGVFDNPDAAVDYVKSKGLPKVVKADGLAAGKGSIICHTLDEARDAIQRILVRSEFGHAGDRIVIEDFLNGYEVSYIGICDGKNVTPLAMAQDHKRIFDGDQGPNTGGMGAYSPVPMVSEKLQEAILEKVMKRTVNGMQEDGHPFKGVLYAGIMVVNDEPYTLEFNCRFGDPETQPQMLRMKSDLLPYLEASVDGNLASLGPIEWKSGAAACVVMASRGYPAVYERGKTIRGLDEVATMPGVQVFHAGTTMRGNEVVTNGGRVLGVTALGRDLREAVETAYLAVGRVRFDGAHYRRDIGYRAIAHLGGV; from the coding sequence ATGCCGTTCTCAGATGGATTATCGGTAGGTATGGAGAAACGGAGTGTTTTGGTCATCGGCTCAGGAGGCAGGGAGCATGCTCTCGGCTGGAAGCTTCGCCAGAGCCCGAGTGTTGAGAAGGTGTTTCACGCTCCGGGTAACGCTGGTACTGAGGGTAACAATATTCCCTTTAAGGCGACCAATATTGATGAACTGATCTCGTTTGCTGAGAAAGAGGCGGATTGCTTCACGGTTGTGGGGCCTGAGGATCCTCTTGCGATAGGTATAGTGGACAGGTTTCAAACTAAGGGTCTCAGGATTTTCGGTCCCTGTCAGAACGCGGCTCGGCTGGAGAACAGCAAGGTGTTCTCGAAGCAGTTTATGGCTAGACACAATATTCCTACCGCTGAGTTCGGTGTCTTCGATAACCCGGATGCGGCAGTGGACTATGTGAAGTCGAAGGGGCTGCCTAAGGTGGTTAAGGCCGATGGGCTTGCGGCGGGGAAGGGCTCTATCATCTGCCACACCTTGGATGAGGCTAGAGATGCTATTCAACGGATTTTGGTTCGAAGCGAGTTCGGCCACGCCGGTGACCGGATTGTCATCGAGGATTTCCTTAACGGCTACGAGGTTTCATACATCGGTATCTGTGACGGAAAAAACGTTACGCCACTCGCGATGGCTCAGGATCATAAACGCATCTTCGACGGTGATCAAGGCCCAAACACCGGTGGAATGGGCGCCTACTCGCCTGTTCCGATGGTGTCGGAGAAGCTACAGGAAGCTATTCTGGAGAAGGTGATGAAACGCACAGTCAACGGTATGCAGGAGGATGGCCACCCCTTCAAAGGCGTGCTGTACGCCGGCATAATGGTGGTCAACGATGAACCTTACACCTTAGAGTTCAACTGCCGCTTCGGCGACCCTGAGACCCAGCCGCAGATGCTTCGAATGAAGTCAGATCTTCTACCGTATCTCGAAGCCTCGGTTGACGGCAACCTCGCTTCACTCGGACCGATTGAGTGGAAGAGCGGAGCAGCGGCCTGCGTCGTCATGGCGTCAAGAGGATACCCGGCTGTCTATGAGCGTGGAAAGACGATCCGAGGATTAGACGAAGTGGCCACCATGCCGGGTGTCCAGGTCTTTCACGCAGGAACAACGATGCGTGGAAACGAGGTTGTGACGAACGGAGGCCGGGTGCTGGGTGTCACAGCCCTTGGACGCGACCTCCGCGAAGCAGTTGAAACGGCGTATCTAGCGGTTGGGCGAGTCCGGTTCGACGGTGCCCATTACCGGCGAGACATAGGGTATCGAGCCATCGCTCATCTCGGGGGCGTCTAG
- a CDS encoding phosphoribosylglycinamide formyltransferase: MRLGVLQNVEAALLISNTPDAYAMERARRAGVPVEYIEGVVGKKYPDKESRIRARQAFDAEALRLLKQHDASVIALAGFNQIVTPVIIDEYRMRIMNIHPAYDVKRYGGVGMVGDHVHEAVLANHEQYSGCTVHYVEAAVDLGPAILRQRVPVKPSDTVRSLADRILVWEHRSYSKAIQIHVDGQFERRRNLSEQDLQNDEWEKRWSQRQQRYLEYQREHAVELYSHPLEEIL; this comes from the coding sequence ATCAGGCTCGGCGTCCTCCAGAACGTTGAAGCCGCTCTACTAATCAGTAACACACCTGACGCATACGCTATGGAGCGAGCTCGCAGAGCAGGTGTACCAGTCGAGTACATCGAAGGGGTGGTTGGCAAAAAATATCCTGATAAGGAGTCCAGAATCCGCGCCCGTCAAGCCTTCGACGCCGAGGCGCTCCGCCTCTTGAAGCAGCATGATGCGTCGGTAATTGCTTTAGCAGGCTTCAACCAGATCGTGACCCCTGTTATCATAGACGAGTATCGGATGCGGATCATGAATATTCACCCAGCATACGATGTGAAGCGGTACGGCGGAGTAGGGATGGTGGGAGACCACGTGCATGAAGCGGTCTTAGCTAACCATGAGCAGTACTCCGGCTGCACAGTCCACTACGTTGAAGCCGCCGTCGATCTAGGACCCGCGATTCTCAGGCAGCGCGTGCCCGTTAAGCCAAGTGATACAGTGAGATCTCTCGCTGATAGAATCTTGGTCTGGGAGCACCGTTCTTACTCGAAGGCCATCCAGATACATGTGGATGGACAGTTTGAGCGGCGACGCAACCTGTCAGAGCAAGATCTCCAGAATGATGAATGGGAGAAACGCTGGAGTCAACGGCAGCAACGATACCTTGAGTATCAACGAGAACATGCTGTCGAGCTCTACAGCCACCCCCTAGAGGAGATTCTCTAA